In Zingiber officinale cultivar Zhangliang chromosome 1A, Zo_v1.1, whole genome shotgun sequence, a genomic segment contains:
- the LOC122001868 gene encoding protein LAZY 1-like isoform X2 has protein sequence MKLLGWMHRKFRQNGGEELKDSGGAAGGTCNRHSGRPSLDLDLNRRRFHYDPLKARSLRLHVEALDDCGGGGGGGGGEDPIAEEFFEGLLTIGTLGVGTGPIEEKREEEEMEELAVTEQVDGKPLQVAVVAIPAALEAIAEKEAEATTETDLIMVSEELEKVLTAEEEKAGGRMSSARSSHAGAAACPLQGFLFGLPVEAAETVLMEAEAAGGSRKERRASLGELFMMSRITEEGEAKFAGGDDGEGKLTAPEMCLTKKKPTKQRGRKGSPVDGANAFNGSTMEKKFQKILQLFHKKVHPESSIMSKKPSKTARKTEKISTSKATIRKENSSISNFSNAPSSASSGKNNRGHWIKTDAEYLVLEL, from the exons ATGAAG CTGCTGGGTTGGATGCATCGGAAGTTCCGGCAGAACGGCGGCGAGGAGTTGAAGGACTCGGGAGGCGCGGCCG GCGGCACTTGTAATCGCCACTCCGGACGTCCGTCACTGGACCTCGACCTCAACCGCCGCCGCTTCCATTATGACCCTTTGAAGGCGAGAAGTCTTCGCCTCCACGTTGAGGCTCTCGATgactgcggcggcggcggcggcggcggcggcggggaGGATCCGATTGCGGAGGAGTTTTTCGAGGGACTGCTCACTATCGGAACCCTGGGAGTAGGGACGGGGCCGATCGAGGAGAAGAGGGAGGAAGAGGAGATGGAGGAGTTGGCGGTGACCGAGCAGGTCGACGGCAAGCCTTTGCAGGTCGCGGTCGTCGCGATCCCTGCGGCTCTGGAGGCCATTGCGGAGAAGGAGGCGGAGGCGACGACCGAGACGGACCTGATCATGGTGAGCGAGGAGCTGGAGAAGGTGCTGACGGCGGAGGAAGAGAAGGCCGGAGGCCGGATGTCCTCCGCTCGCTCGAGCCACGCCGGCGCGGCGGCGTGTCCGCTCCAGGGGTTCCTCTTCGGTTTACCCGTCGAGGCGGCGGAGACGGTGCTGATGGAGGCGGAGGCGGCTGGTGGCTCGCGGAAGGAAAGGCGGGCCTCCCTGGGGGAGCTGTTCATGATGAGCCGGATCACCGAGGAAGGGGAAGCCAAGTTCGCCGGAGGCGACGACGGGGAAGGCAAGCTGACCGCGCCTGAGATGTGTTTGACCAAGAAAAAGCCGACGAAGCAGCGGGGAAGGAAAGGATCGCCGGTCGACGGCGCTAATGCATTTAACGGCTCGACCATGGAGAAGAAGTTTCAAAAG ATCCTTCAATTGTTCCACAAAAAAGTGCACCCCGAGAGCTCCATCATGTCTAAGAAACCTTCAAAGACTGCCCGTAAAACTGAGAAAATCTCCACTTCAAAGGCGACGATCAGGAAAGAAAACAGTTCCATCTCCAACTTCTCCAATGCTCCATCATCGGCTTCGAGTGGCAAGAACAACAGAGGGCACTGGATCAAGACAGATGCAGAAT ATTTGGTGCTGGAGCTGTAG
- the LOC122001868 gene encoding protein LAZY 1-like isoform X1, with amino-acid sequence MKLLGWMHRKFRQNGGEELKDSGGAAVAGCGGSIFGLTDVRSSTCVAGGTCNRHSGRPSLDLDLNRRRFHYDPLKARSLRLHVEALDDCGGGGGGGGGEDPIAEEFFEGLLTIGTLGVGTGPIEEKREEEEMEELAVTEQVDGKPLQVAVVAIPAALEAIAEKEAEATTETDLIMVSEELEKVLTAEEEKAGGRMSSARSSHAGAAACPLQGFLFGLPVEAAETVLMEAEAAGGSRKERRASLGELFMMSRITEEGEAKFAGGDDGEGKLTAPEMCLTKKKPTKQRGRKGSPVDGANAFNGSTMEKKFQKILQLFHKKVHPESSIMSKKPSKTARKTEKISTSKATIRKENSSISNFSNAPSSASSGKNNRGHWIKTDAEYLVLEL; translated from the exons ATGAAG CTGCTGGGTTGGATGCATCGGAAGTTCCGGCAGAACGGCGGCGAGGAGTTGAAGGACTCGGGAGGCGCGGCCG TTGCTGGTTGTGGTGGATCGATTTTTGGGCTGACGGATGTTCGATCGTCTACATGCGTCGCAGGCGGCACTTGTAATCGCCACTCCGGACGTCCGTCACTGGACCTCGACCTCAACCGCCGCCGCTTCCATTATGACCCTTTGAAGGCGAGAAGTCTTCGCCTCCACGTTGAGGCTCTCGATgactgcggcggcggcggcggcggcggcggcggggaGGATCCGATTGCGGAGGAGTTTTTCGAGGGACTGCTCACTATCGGAACCCTGGGAGTAGGGACGGGGCCGATCGAGGAGAAGAGGGAGGAAGAGGAGATGGAGGAGTTGGCGGTGACCGAGCAGGTCGACGGCAAGCCTTTGCAGGTCGCGGTCGTCGCGATCCCTGCGGCTCTGGAGGCCATTGCGGAGAAGGAGGCGGAGGCGACGACCGAGACGGACCTGATCATGGTGAGCGAGGAGCTGGAGAAGGTGCTGACGGCGGAGGAAGAGAAGGCCGGAGGCCGGATGTCCTCCGCTCGCTCGAGCCACGCCGGCGCGGCGGCGTGTCCGCTCCAGGGGTTCCTCTTCGGTTTACCCGTCGAGGCGGCGGAGACGGTGCTGATGGAGGCGGAGGCGGCTGGTGGCTCGCGGAAGGAAAGGCGGGCCTCCCTGGGGGAGCTGTTCATGATGAGCCGGATCACCGAGGAAGGGGAAGCCAAGTTCGCCGGAGGCGACGACGGGGAAGGCAAGCTGACCGCGCCTGAGATGTGTTTGACCAAGAAAAAGCCGACGAAGCAGCGGGGAAGGAAAGGATCGCCGGTCGACGGCGCTAATGCATTTAACGGCTCGACCATGGAGAAGAAGTTTCAAAAG ATCCTTCAATTGTTCCACAAAAAAGTGCACCCCGAGAGCTCCATCATGTCTAAGAAACCTTCAAAGACTGCCCGTAAAACTGAGAAAATCTCCACTTCAAAGGCGACGATCAGGAAAGAAAACAGTTCCATCTCCAACTTCTCCAATGCTCCATCATCGGCTTCGAGTGGCAAGAACAACAGAGGGCACTGGATCAAGACAGATGCAGAAT ATTTGGTGCTGGAGCTGTAG